From Microcystis aeruginosa NIES-2549, a single genomic window includes:
- a CDS encoding DNA-methyltransferase, translating into MNQLPLFSQSKSVRDFYQPDAEIILYQGDTNNFIKTIPDNSVSLIITSPPYNLGKDYEKKISLDTYLETQTKIMREFPRILQDNGSICWQVGNFVQEGEVYPLDIFYYQLFKQMGFFLRNRIVWHFGHGLHTSKRFSGRYETILWLTKTDKYIFNLDPVRIPAKYPGKRHFKGKNIGKPSGNPLGKNPSDVWEFLAQEWDELLWDIPNVKSNHPEKTIHPCQYPIELVERCVLALTNEGDWVFDPFAGVGTSLIASIMHNRRVMGSEKEAEYVKIARERIAAYLQGNLKIRPLGKPIHQPTGQEKVAQIPEEWYSNI; encoded by the coding sequence ATGAATCAATTGCCCTTATTTTCTCAATCAAAATCAGTGCGAGACTTTTATCAACCTGATGCCGAAATAATTCTTTATCAAGGAGATACCAATAATTTTATCAAGACTATACCAGATAATTCTGTGAGCTTGATTATTACTTCTCCTCCCTACAATTTAGGAAAAGACTACGAAAAAAAAATCTCTTTGGATACTTATCTGGAAACCCAAACCAAAATTATGCGAGAATTCCCTAGAATCTTGCAAGATAATGGCAGTATTTGCTGGCAGGTGGGAAATTTCGTTCAAGAGGGAGAAGTTTATCCTTTAGATATTTTTTATTATCAGCTATTTAAACAAATGGGTTTCTTTTTAAGAAATAGAATTGTCTGGCATTTTGGCCATGGATTACATACCTCTAAAAGATTTTCTGGCAGATATGAAACTATTTTATGGTTGACAAAAACCGATAAATATATCTTTAATCTTGATCCGGTGAGAATCCCCGCTAAATACCCTGGTAAGCGCCATTTTAAAGGTAAAAATATCGGTAAACCCTCTGGTAATCCTTTAGGGAAAAATCCCAGCGATGTTTGGGAGTTTTTAGCACAAGAATGGGATGAGTTACTATGGGATATTCCTAACGTTAAATCTAATCATCCAGAGAAAACTATCCATCCTTGTCAATATCCAATCGAATTAGTAGAAAGATGTGTTTTAGCCTTGACAAATGAGGGGGATTGGGTTTTTGATCCTTTTGCCGGGGTTGGAACTTCTCTGATTGCTAGTATTATGCACAATCGTCGAGTGATGGGGAGTGAAAAAGAAGCAGAATATGTGAAAATTGCCAGGGAAAGAATCGCCGCTTATTTGCAAGGAAATCTCAAAATTCGTCCTTTAGGAAAACCTATTCATCAGCCTACTGGCCAAGAAAAAGTCGCTCAAATTCCCGAAGAATGGTATAGTAATATATAG
- a CDS encoding WD40 repeat domain-containing protein: MFNRLVSFKSLEGHEGEVKCLTFSQDGQFLASGDNELTIIVWDWQKNQKFSLQGHEKAGWWDQGVNSVAFSPCQGYLVSGGDDKTVRIWSLETKELISTLTGHQDKVTAVAVHPDGEIIASGSEDKTVKIWSVKTGEILSTLQGHSDKVLTVKFSQNGQLLASGGGENDKTVIIWNLGEKSSITLKGHSDWFGGILSVDFGSNNKFLASGSKDKTIKIWDIQRGTEVKTLSEHSDHINSVSVSPNNQLLASGGDDKSLKLWDLKAGKAIISIPHPQKIYAVCFSPDGNYIATACQDKIVRVYGTSELQSLAS; the protein is encoded by the coding sequence ATGTTTAATCGTTTAGTATCTTTTAAATCTTTAGAAGGCCATGAAGGTGAGGTTAAATGTCTAACTTTTTCCCAAGATGGTCAATTTTTGGCTAGTGGAGATAACGAGTTAACTATTATTGTTTGGGATTGGCAAAAGAATCAAAAATTTAGTTTACAAGGACATGAAAAAGCTGGTTGGTGGGATCAGGGAGTTAACTCTGTTGCTTTTAGTCCCTGTCAAGGATATTTGGTTAGTGGAGGAGATGATAAAACCGTAAGAATTTGGTCACTGGAAACTAAAGAACTAATCTCTACCTTAACGGGACACCAAGATAAAGTTACAGCAGTAGCTGTTCATCCCGATGGGGAAATTATTGCTAGTGGTAGTGAAGATAAAACGGTGAAAATATGGTCAGTAAAAACTGGAGAAATTCTTTCTACTTTACAAGGTCATAGCGATAAAGTTCTAACAGTTAAATTTAGTCAAAATGGTCAACTTTTAGCCAGTGGTGGCGGCGAAAATGACAAAACGGTAATTATCTGGAATCTGGGAGAAAAAAGCAGTATTACCTTAAAAGGTCATTCCGATTGGTTTGGAGGTATTTTATCTGTAGATTTCGGCAGTAATAACAAATTTTTAGCCAGTGGCAGCAAAGACAAAACCATTAAAATCTGGGATATTCAAAGAGGTACAGAGGTAAAAACTCTCAGCGAACATAGTGATCATATCAATTCAGTTAGTGTTAGTCCTAATAATCAACTATTAGCCAGTGGTGGTGATGATAAAAGCTTAAAATTATGGGATTTAAAAGCAGGAAAAGCGATTATTTCTATTCCCCATCCTCAGAAAATCTATGCGGTTTGTTTTAGTCCCGATGGTAATTATATCGCCACGGCCTGCCAAGACAAAATCGTGAGAGTTTATGGCACTTCCGAACTACAATCTTTAGCAAGTTGA
- a CDS encoding glycosyltransferase family 4 protein encodes MLKILVDGTPIRQNPSGIGLYAYHLIAELAKLQNQENFSLSLCFQPSVKNWLRGNLSIPEKLQSYPEVKCLPIPVSLSNILTRFPNPLIPYLENFLDSPDILHGLDHVVYPCRQSRQVMTIHDVTFIKYPEFVTGIVKTYTQRIKQSLQWTDLVIANSASTKRDIIEYLDVNPEKIFVTPLASRYYSLPNPPSSLTITKPYLLFVSTLEPRKNIINLITAFNYLKDRYKLDHNLILIGKKGWKYQPIFEKISQSPFRDSIQHLDYLADDLVADYYQKADVFIYPSFYEGFGLPVLEAMTLGCPVVTANTASLPEVTGDSAILINPDNPLEIAAAIYQVISDTSLRQELITKGKKQAAKFSWQKTAQATIKAYRSLL; translated from the coding sequence ATGCTTAAAATTTTAGTTGATGGTACACCGATAAGACAAAATCCTAGTGGAATTGGATTATATGCTTATCACCTGATTGCCGAATTAGCTAAATTACAAAACCAAGAAAACTTTTCCCTGTCCCTCTGTTTTCAACCATCGGTAAAAAACTGGCTGCGGGGTAATCTTTCTATACCAGAAAAACTGCAATCCTATCCAGAGGTTAAATGTTTACCAATTCCCGTCAGTCTTAGCAATATCTTAACCCGATTTCCTAATCCTCTAATTCCCTATCTAGAAAACTTTCTTGATTCTCCCGATATTCTCCACGGATTGGATCATGTGGTGTATCCTTGTCGTCAGAGTCGTCAAGTTATGACTATTCATGATGTTACTTTTATAAAATATCCTGAGTTTGTCACGGGGATTGTCAAAACCTACACCCAACGCATTAAACAATCTCTACAATGGACAGATTTAGTTATTGCTAACTCCGCAAGTACCAAACGAGATATTATTGAATATTTAGATGTGAACCCAGAGAAAATTTTTGTTACTCCCCTTGCAAGTCGTTATTATTCCCTCCCCAATCCTCCCTCATCTCTAACTATCACTAAACCCTATTTACTCTTTGTTAGTACCCTAGAACCACGAAAAAATATTATTAATCTTATCACCGCTTTTAACTATCTCAAGGACAGGTATAAATTAGACCATAATCTGATTCTGATTGGCAAAAAAGGATGGAAGTATCAACCAATTTTTGAGAAAATATCTCAGTCTCCCTTTCGAGATAGTATCCAACATCTTGATTATCTTGCCGATGACTTAGTTGCAGATTATTATCAAAAAGCCGATGTTTTTATCTATCCTTCCTTTTATGAAGGTTTTGGATTACCAGTTTTAGAAGCGATGACTTTAGGTTGTCCCGTGGTAACTGCTAATACTGCATCCTTACCCGAAGTCACTGGGGATTCGGCCATATTAATTAATCCCGATAATCCCCTAGAAATTGCTGCGGCAATCTATCAGGTGATTAGTGATACCTCTCTCCGTCAAGAATTAATCACTAAAGGAAAAAAACAAGCAGCAAAATTCTCTTGGCAAAAAACTGCACAAGCTACTATAAAAGCTTATCGTTCTCTTTTATAA
- a CDS encoding glycosyltransferase family 4 protein, translated as MNRNHQLLINLAFLGTKYTGLTTYTKNLIPQLANLNPTLITSNSYPDFNTYPVSANLTQEQGTKGNIKRLIWTETQLYQTYQQLKSSLLFTPIPEAPIYGNCRYIVTVHDLIPLRFPKFSPLTFYNKYYLPQVLKKATHIIAVSQATAADINKFFNIPLDKITVILSGYDSDNFRPLNLATRPYFLYLGRYDPHKNLARLITAFSQIDPEYQLLIVGQFDPRFTPALQQQVEALSISQRVQFLNYVSYEELPQLLNQATALIYPSLWEGFGLPVLEAIACGTPVITSNLSSLPEVTGEAAILINPYSIDEMREAMQQIATDEQLRLKLKSLSRQRAELFSWEKTGQETATILQSFL; from the coding sequence ATGAATAGGAATCATCAATTATTAATCAATCTCGCTTTTCTAGGTACTAAATATACTGGGTTGACTACCTATACTAAAAATCTCATTCCCCAATTAGCTAACTTAAATCCTACCCTAATCACTTCTAATAGTTACCCAGATTTTAACACCTATCCTGTGTCGGCAAACCTCACCCAGGAACAGGGAACTAAAGGCAATATTAAGCGCTTAATTTGGACAGAAACCCAACTCTATCAAACCTATCAACAATTGAAGTCTTCCCTGCTATTTACCCCCATTCCCGAAGCACCTATTTATGGAAATTGCCGCTATATTGTCACAGTTCATGATTTAATTCCCCTGCGATTTCCGAAATTTTCTCCCCTAACTTTTTATAATAAATACTATTTACCCCAAGTCCTGAAAAAAGCCACACATATTATCGCTGTTTCCCAAGCAACGGCCGCCGATATTAATAAGTTTTTTAACATACCTCTTGACAAAATAACCGTGATTCTTTCTGGATATGATTCTGATAATTTTCGTCCTCTAAATCTGGCGACTCGTCCCTATTTTCTCTATCTTGGTCGTTATGATCCTCATAAAAATCTCGCTCGTTTAATTACTGCTTTTTCCCAAATCGATCCCGAATATCAATTATTAATTGTCGGTCAATTTGACCCCCGTTTTACGCCGGCTCTACAGCAACAGGTAGAAGCATTATCAATCTCTCAAAGAGTGCAATTTTTAAACTATGTTTCCTATGAAGAATTGCCGCAACTTTTAAACCAAGCAACTGCTTTAATTTATCCCTCCCTTTGGGAAGGTTTCGGATTACCTGTACTAGAAGCGATCGCCTGTGGAACTCCTGTAATTACTTCTAATCTTTCCTCTCTCCCGGAAGTCACAGGAGAGGCGGCAATTTTAATTAATCCCTATAGTATTGATGAGATGAGAGAGGCAATGCAGCAAATCGCTACCGATGAACAATTACGCCTAAAATTAAAGTCCCTCAGTCGTCAACGCGCCGAGCTTTTTAGTTGGGAAAAAACTGGTCAAGAAACCGCCACAATTCTGCAAAGTTTTCTCTAA